GCACGCGCAGGCGAGCCTCGTCGCGCTGCTCTTGTACCTGTATCCGGCCTTCGTTACGCTGCTGGCCGCGTGGTGGCTCGGCGAGCGCCTCACGCGTGCGAAGGCGGTCGCGCTGGTGCTCTGTGTTGCGGGCTCGGCGCTGATGGTCGGCGGTGGCCACGGCGAGCCGCTCGGCATCGCGCTCGCGCTGGCCGCCGCGGTGATCTATTCCCTGTACATCGTCGGCGGCACGAAGGCGACGCGCGGCGTCGATCCGCTCGCGACCACCGCGATCATCTGCCTGTCGGCGACCGCGACGCTCGTCGCGATCGCGATCGTGCGGACCGCTGCATTCGGCGCGCCGCCGCGCTGGCCGGCGACGGCCGGCGGCTGGGCGTCGATGCTCGCGATCGCGCTGGTGTCGACGGTCACGGCGATGCTCGCGTTCTTCGCCGGGCTCGAGCGGCTGGGGGCCGCGCGCACGTCGATGCTGTCGACGCTCGAACCGGTCGTGACGGTCGCGCTCGCGGCGCTGCTGTTCGGCGAGGCGCTGTCGCCGCTGCAGTGGGCCGGCGGCGTCGCGATCCTCGCGGCCGTGCTGGCGCTCGTGCGCGCGGGCGGCGCGGCGGCCGACGATGCGACGGCGACGTCCAACGCATAGCGGGGAAAGGGAAGCGGCCGGCGCCGCAACGTGGCCGGCCGGCGGTGCCGTGCGGCCCCGGCGGCGGGTCAGCCGCGGCTGACGCTCATTCGTTCGGTGGCGGCGTCTTCGGCCTGAATTCGCACAGCGGCTCGATCGCGCAGTGCCAGCATTCGGGCTTGCGGGCCTTGCATACATAGCGCCCGTGCAGGATCAGCCAATGATGCGCGTCCTGCAGGAATTCCTTCGGTGTGAACTTCTCGAGCGCGGCTTCGACGGCCCGCACGTCCTTGCCCGGCGCGAGCCCCGTGCGGTTCGCGACGCGGAAGATATGCGTGTCGACCGCGATCGTCGGCTGGCCGAACGCGGTGTTCAGCACGACGTTAGCGGTCTTGCGGCCGACGCCCGGCAGGCTTTCGAGCGCTTCGCGATCGGCCGGCACCTCGCCGTCGTAGCGCTCGAGCAAGATGTTGCACGTCGCGATCACGTTCTTCGCCTTGGTCCGGTACAGGCCGATCGTCTTGATGTAGTCGGCGACGCCTTCTTCGCCGAGCGCGACGATTTGTCGCGGGGTGTTCGCGACCGGAAACATCTTCCTCATCGCCTTGTTGACCGACACGTCGGTTGCCTGCGCGGACAGCATCACCGCGATCAGCAGCTCGAACGGTGTCGTGTATTCGAGCTCGGTGGTCGGATGTGGATTGAGGCTTTGCAGCGTTTCGTAGATCGCGCGTCGTTTGCTGGCGTTCATGGACTGTTCTTGTCGGGCGGCGCGGACGGATCGTTCCGGTCGTCGTTCTTCGCCGACGGTGTCAGCTGCTTGTCGATCGGATCAATGACCTGTTGATGAAAGGTAACCTCGTGATCTTGTTACGCATTGTCGAATGCATGCCCCTTGTCCCCCTGGAGCGCGGCGACTTTTCCGTCACCCTCTTTCTTAACGGGGTCGATCGTCGCGATGGTTTCGGGTTTCAAGTTCAGCCTGGTCGCCGGGCAACATGATCATTTGTTCACTTTGGTGTGATCGGTGACCATTGACTCTCCTGAGCTTTTGGGGGGTTGCGTATGTGTTTTGTTTTCCGCCAGGGTCCCGGCCTGCATGTCGAACTGGTTGGACGTACCCACAAATCCGGCGATCTGCGGGTCTGTCCATTGCGTCCTTGCGCAGGGGCGGACCAGCGGGGAGTGAAAAGCAATGCCAAACCGCCCAAATTGTTTATGAATGTCATGTGATTTCTCCAGACCAATGAAAACAAATCGATCATCGCCCTCGGTCCACGACTGAAGGTTCTGCGCCAATCCAACTCACCAATTTCCGCCGTGATCAAGTAGGGTCACGAAGAAAACGCCTCTGTCACCGTGCTGAATGCGAAGATATGCACATCTGTCTATGTCCATCAACATGCTACCTCGCCTCAACAGGTGATCGATGTCCACGACAATTCTCTGATTCACATCGTGACGCACGTCGAACTGCGACGCTGGCGTGCGAGCCGGCGGTCGTGGCGTTCACGCGCGGCGTCGGCCTGCTCCTGCGACCACGCGTCCCAGCCGGTGCGATCGCCGGTCACGGGCACCATCGCGATGCAGTCGACCGGGCACGGCGGCACGCACAGGTCGCAGCCGGTGCACAGCGATTCGATGATCGTGTGCATCTGCTTCGGTGCGCCGATGATCGCGTCGACCGGGCACGCCTGCATGCACAGCGTGCAGCCGATGCACAGGCTTTCGTCGATGAACGCGACGGCGCGCGGATGCTCGCTGCCGTTGACGGGGTTCAGCGGGATCACGGGTTTGCCGAGCAGGCCCGCAAGGCGTGCGATGCCTTCGGCGCCGCCGGGCGGGCACTGGTTGTAGTTCGCGTCGCCAGCGGCGATCGCGTCGGCGTACGGACGGCAGCCGTTATAGCCGCACTTCGTGCATTGCGTCTGGGGCAGCAGATCTTCGATGCGATCTGCGAGGGTCTTGGAATCGGTCACGGTGACAACGGGCGCAGCAGCGCCGAATGGCTCTCGGCCGCGTCTGGCGCGGCCGGAAAGGTTTGCCAAAGCTCAATTATCGCCGATTTCCCGCATTGCGCTGGACGCTGTCTGTGCGCATAATCGAACCGCTTTTTTGCAGGGGCTCAGCAGGAGGGCGGCCGCACGCGGCGCGCTCGTTCCAGGGCAGCCGGCGCCGAGGCGATGGGGGTGCCGGTCCGGATCACGCGGCTCACAAAGCAAAACGCCACCATGAATCAGCCAAAAATCAAAAGAGATCCTGAAGGTACCCGCCGCCGCATCCTGATGGCGGCAGCCGAAGAGTTCGCGAGTGGAGGGCTGTTCGGCGCGCGCGTCGACCAGATCGCGCGCCGGGCCGAAACCAACGAGCGCATGCTCTATTACTACTTCGGCAGCAAGGAGCAGCTGTTTACGGCTGTGCTCGAACATGCGTTCTCCGCGCTGACCGAGGCCGAGCGCGTGCTCGATCTAGATGGCGTCGCGCCCGTCGAAGCCGTCACGCGGCTCGCACATTTCGTGTGGGATTACTACCGCGACCATCCGGAACTGCTGAGGCTCATCAACAACGAGAACCTGCACGAGGCGCGCTACCTGCACAAGTCGACGCGGATCCGCGAGATGATGTCGCCGATCGTTGCGAAGCTCGGCAACGTGCTGATGCGCGGCCAGAAGGCCGGGCTGTTCCGCAGCGATGTCGATCCGCTGCGCTTCTACGTGACGCTGTCGGGACTCGGCTACTACATCGTGTCGAACCGCTTCACGCTCGCCGCGACGCTCGGCCGCGACTTCAGCGAAGCCGACGAGCGCGCCGAGATGGTCAGGATGAACACCGAGGTACTGCTCGCGTATCTGCTGCGACGCTGAGTTGACGAGCCGATGAGCCGCCCGCCCGCGGCCGCCGGATAAAAAACGCCGCCGTGCGCAAGCAACGGCGGCGTTTTTGCGTCGGAACGCGGTGCGTCAGGCGGCCTTGCGCGCGCGAACGGGTTTGGCGCGCGTGCTGCCCGCGCGTTTCGCGGCCGGCGCGGCCTTCGCGGTTGCCGTCTTGGCCGGCGCGACCGTCGCGGCCGGTGCCTTCACGCGCGTGCGCTTCGCGGCGGTGGCGCGCGCCGTCGCTTCGGGCTGCGGCTTGCTGACCGGCACGGCGGCGAGCGTCGTCACGGCCGGTGCATCGCCGGGCCCCTTCGTTGCGCCGTTCTTCGGCTCGGGCGCATGCTCGCGGATGAAGTCGCGCAGTTGCGGATAAATGATCGTGCGCCAGCGGCGGCCCGAGAAGATCCCGTAGTGACCGCACTTCTCGGCGGTCAGGCTGCGGCGATCGTCTTGCGGGATGCCCGTGCACAGCTCGTGCGCGACATGCGTCTGGCCGCTGCCCGAGATGTCGTCGAGTTCGCCCTCGATCGTCATCAGTGCGGTGTGCTTGATGTCCTGCGGACGCACGCGCTCGCCTTCGACATCCCACGTGCCTTCCGCGAGCCGGAATTCCTGGAACACGACGCGGATCGTCTCGAGGTAATACTCGGCGGCCATGTCGAGCACC
This window of the Burkholderia cepacia GG4 genome carries:
- a CDS encoding DUF4142 domain-containing protein; this encodes MAQNLQSWTEGDDRFVFIGLEKSHDIHKQFGRFGIAFHSPLVRPCARTQWTDPQIAGFVGTSNQFDMQAGTLAENKTHTQPPKSSGESMVTDHTKVNK
- a CDS encoding TetR family transcriptional regulator, whose product is MNQPKIKRDPEGTRRRILMAAAEEFASGGLFGARVDQIARRAETNERMLYYYFGSKEQLFTAVLEHAFSALTEAERVLDLDGVAPVEAVTRLAHFVWDYYRDHPELLRLINNENLHEARYLHKSTRIREMMSPIVAKLGNVLMRGQKAGLFRSDVDPLRFYVTLSGLGYYIVSNRFTLAATLGRDFSEADERAEMVRMNTEVLLAYLLRR
- a CDS encoding DMT family transporter; translation: MSATTRSPSAALQGALYVALSAVAFGAMAIFGRYAYAAGVDVLGLLIVRFAIGGAVLAAIARHRRVAWPRGRALAPLVAMGALGYVGQSFCYFSALQHAQASLVALLLYLYPAFVTLLAAWWLGERLTRAKAVALVLCVAGSALMVGGGHGEPLGIALALAAAVIYSLYIVGGTKATRGVDPLATTAIICLSATATLVAIAIVRTAAFGAPPRWPATAGGWASMLAIALVSTVTAMLAFFAGLERLGAARTSMLSTLEPVVTVALAALLFGEALSPLQWAGGVAILAAVLALVRAGGAAADDATATSNA
- the nth gene encoding endonuclease III; translation: MNASKRRAIYETLQSLNPHPTTELEYTTPFELLIAVMLSAQATDVSVNKAMRKMFPVANTPRQIVALGEEGVADYIKTIGLYRTKAKNVIATCNILLERYDGEVPADREALESLPGVGRKTANVVLNTAFGQPTIAVDTHIFRVANRTGLAPGKDVRAVEAALEKFTPKEFLQDAHHWLILHGRYVCKARKPECWHCAIEPLCEFRPKTPPPNE